The following nucleotide sequence is from Penicillium digitatum chromosome 5, complete sequence.
AAGTACAGCTTGAAGCCCGTTGTTCCCGtgcttgagaagcttctcggCAAGAGTGTCACCTTCACTGAGGATTGCGTTGGTCCCCAGACTGAGGAGATCGTGAACAAGGCTTCTGATGGCCAGGTCATTCTGCTTGAGAACTTGCGCTTCCACGCCGAGGAGGAGGGCAGCTCCAAGGACGCCGAAGGcaagaaggtcaaggccGACAAGGCCGATGTTGATGCGTTCCGTAAGGGCCTCACTGCCCTCGGTGACGTCTACGTCAGTATGTAACCCCACGATAATGTTCCGATTTCTTGTCGTTCTTTTATTCTAACCTCAATTCAGACGATGCTTTCGGTACCGCACACCGCGCTCACAGCTCCATGGTCGGCGTGGAACTCCCCCAGAAGGCCGCCGGTTTCCTTGTGAAGAAGGAGCTGGAGTACTTCGCCAAGGCTCTTGAGAGCCCCGCGCGCCCCTTCCTCGCCATCCTCGGCGGTGCCAAGGTCTCTGACAAGATCCAACTGATCGACAACCTCCTTCCCAAGGTCAACAGCCTCATCATCACTGGTGGCATGGCCTTCACCTTCAAGAAGACTCTTGAGAATGTCAAGATTGGCAACAGTCTCTTCGACGAGGCTGGCAGCAAGATCGTGGGTGAGATCGtcgagaaggccaagaagtACAACGTCGAGATCGTCCTCCCCGTTGACTACGTCACCGCCGATAAGTTCTCCGCCGATGCTACCGTTGGTGCCGCTACCGATGCCACTGGTATCCCTGACGGCTTCATGGGTCTGGATGTTGGCCCCGAGAGTGTTAAGCTCTACCAGAAGACCATCGCCGAGGCCAAGACTATCCTCTGGAATGGTCCCCCTGGTGTCTTCGAGCTCAAGCCCTTCGCCGCGGCCACCGAGGCTACCCTCGATGCCGCTGTCAAGGCTGCCGAGTCCGGCTCCATTGTCATCATCGGCGGTGGTGATACCGCTACCGTGGCCGCCAAGTACAAGGTCGAGGATAAGATCTCCCACGTCTCGACCGGTGGCGGTGCTTCGCTCGAGCTTCTCGAGGGCAAGGAGCTGCCCGGTGTTGCTGCTCTGTCCAGTAAGTAAATGATGAAAATTAGGCGCCAAGCGGAGAGTTTACGTCGGCTTTCTTTTCGTCCCGCATGTTTATGAACTGTAATGTACACAGCCAATGAATTTCTATTAATTACAAACagtctcttttttttaaaaaaaaagacgtcCATTGTGTGCTCTTGGGGCCGATGACTAAGTGTTGTGCCCAGGTACGAAACCGAAGCTTTAGTCGCGACCTCGAGAGATTTCCCATGGTCAACTCATGTATATAGACGAGAGGACCTACGTACGGTGAAGAAGTAAGGCAGCAACGCTACAGTGGCATGTCGATTAAATTGAACCGTGCGATTTCCATCAACAACTCCATCTCGCAATTCCAACTAATACTTCCGTTTATCCAGCTACAGAATATCATCTATAGACTTACACAGAATCAGAAGCTTTGTCATTGGTGGAACATCAAAGAAAACATCATGGTAGTAATCCCGAAAGCAAGATCTGCGCTCCGAGTGATGAATCGTTAAAACGTCAAAAGGACCGTATCTCATTTCCTCCCCGACAAGCTCCCGGCCACTGCATGTGGCAATTATGGTTCCGAACCCTCCCATTGGTTCCAAAGACAGGGGGGTATAGTGTACGAGATGAAATGGCCAGCCAACTCGATAATGAACCTATCCCGAAATCCGACGCGGGGGTTATCTACTTTTGGTGCGCTTGTCTGGTTTCATCTAGATTTAAGCTGATGCTTCGACTTTCTTCAATTCTTCCCTAGATGAGGTGATCGATGTTAGTGGGTGCGGTGAGGGAGGGGAAGCTGACAGCTGTGGCGGAAAGTGGGATGGGGGGTTGCGAGCAACGGTGGCGGTGTAGATATAGGGATAAACGGAAATTTAAAGGCAAGGAACATAGAGTTAAGGGGTATTTGAAGTATAGAAAAGGGAAAGTCGAACTCACTGAAGCTGCTTTGAGAAGTCCTCCGCcgcatcatcgtcatcccAGCTCTCTTCCCACAGGTGCTCGCTACCGTCATTTGCCGTCGAGCCGTTTGCCTGCTCGGCTTCTTCTTGGGGCCAGTCTGGGTGTCGTAGAGTTAGTTTCGTTGCTTAAGGAAGCGCTTGGGTGCTTGGTCGATACCTTCGACGGGGAAATCCTCAAACTCATCGTCTTCCTCCAAGACTTGGGGCTTCGCTTGTGGCGGGGCCTGCTCTGTGGTATCCGCCTTCTGAGTAGTTGGGTTTGACATTGTGGTAGATGTGAGAGACCAGGAGAATTGAAGGTAGATAGGGATGTGAACGTGGAAGTGGCAGCTTTGAAGTCGGAGGTCGGAGGTCGGAGGTCGGAGGTTTGACTTAGTAAGACCGCGATAAGGTGATAACGATGATGAAGTTTGGAagccaaccttggaagacagTGTACAATTTGGGGTTGAACTGAAATAAATGATTTTAAAAAATTGTTATCTTGGAAAGGGGCATATATCAGAAGATAGTAATGTGTCAAAAAGTGTCATATAACTAGATCGATGTGGAATTGGCTATCGAAGAATAGAGTTGCCCGCACTCGGAGCTGCCAGCGAAAAGAATCCATGGGAAGAGAGCCTCAGTCTAGACGTGCTGTTAGATAACTTCTTCCCCTCCCACTCGACCTTccctccttctcttctcctCATTCTTTGTGTTTTCATTTTTCTCTTTGTCATTCCCTCCCAAGAGTGATGTTCTCGTCCCATCGTGATTCCGTTATCGCACAGTTGACATATTGACATTCTTCCTGATCCGGTGCTCTCTCTTTTCGGCTTGGTCGGATTGCCCATACTTGAGACCATCGTGGTTTGTGTCCCAAAAAAATTTAATTCTTCAAACTCACTGCCAGCGGTTTTCGCCATGTTGCGAGTCGGGTCCTGGTTGTACGGCAAGAAGCCGGCACAGTCTGTGGACTCACTGGTTGAGTTGAAAGACTGTGAGTGGTGTTCTTTACTCTAGGAGAGCCTAAAGTGGTTGTTTGATAGTATGCTAACCGCGGTATTCTGAGGCAGTGCACGAGGCGATGGCAGGTATGTCCGATGGGGATTGTCCGGCATTTAGGCACCGACTAATGCCATGTCTTACTAGCGGCAACTCTGATTCTCAATGATGATGTCGATGGTGCGGAGAGTGGTCTCTCAACGGGCACTTCGTCTTTTCACAATGTGAGCGATCTGCACTATCTTTACTATGAGCTATGACGTAGCACGGACCTTGTGGAAAGATACTAAGATACTGACTCTGGATCGAGTAGTTAGCTAAAGGCGTGGTCGCATTCGTCCGGGCAACATTAGGCTTCGAGCAGGAGATTATGCGACAAGGTCGATGTCCTGTAAATCTTCTAAAGCCACTATTTCTGACAATCCTGCAGCATCCGAACGTCTTTATGAAGCAGAAACCAGCGCAGCCAGCGATCAAACTCGGTCTCAGCAAAACGCCCAAGCACCTAATGCCTTTCACTCCGATATCTATGCCACCGGTACCGAATATGCGTTGTGCCAGGCAATCGCTCAATTGATGAGTGCGGTTGTCGGGGTACTGAATGAAAGCTTGACAGAAAGTATCAAAGCATTCTACCGGCTGAGAAAGGCTTATATCGCACTGGACGCTATCATGAAGATGGAAGAAAAGTTTATGGAGCAGAGGGATATACGCAAAGCTCTATTGCCCACTGCAATTGATCTCTCAAGCTCGAGCGCTGCATGCCCAGACACAAAGTCGGATTCGTCCAGTCTTACATCGAAAAAAGGCGCAAGTGTGGCTGCCGTCGAGCAAACTGAGCTCAGTTCATCAATGAATGGGTTGGCAATCTCTCCCCGAGCGGTATCTCCAGATGTGGCAACGGCCACTTCGACACCTGTAAAGCATATCCACCACGATCCTGACTCGGACATCTTCAAAAACGAAATCGATATTTTTGTGCACTCTGGTGCCAACTTCTGTTTTGGCATTCTTCTTCTACTTATATCCATGGTTCCACCGGCATTCAGCAAGCTTCTTTCCATTATTGGCTTCCACGGCGACAAGCAACGAGGGCTGAGAATGCTCTGGCAAGCTAGCAAGTTCCACAACTTTATCGGTGCCATGGCTGCTTTGGCACTACTAGGATATTACAACGGCTTTGTCCGCTACTGTGATATTATGCCCGACCCAACTCCTGGCGAAGCCGACGTTGAGGGATACCCGCAGGAGAGGCTGGCTGCATTGCTGGCGGAGATGCGGTCTCGGTTCCCCAACAGTCAACTTTGGCTGATCGAAGAATCGCGGATGCTAGGCGCGAATAAGGACCTGGGCAAGGCCCTGGAACTACTGTCCACGGACAAAAAGAGCCCTCTCAAGCAGGTCGAGGCGCTGTGCGTGTTCGAAAAGAGCTTGAACGCACTGTTCCTCCACAGATATGATATCTGCGCTGAGGCATTCATCGAAGTAAGGTTTGTTCTATAGAGATTTTTCAACCATCAAGCTAATCCTTTTCAGTGTGTGGGCCTTAACTCGTGGTCTCGTTCGTTATATTACTACATCGCCGGATCGTGCCATGTTGCCCTGTTTCGGCAATCTCTCCATGACCCCAAACTTGCAGAGAAACACGCCAAGAAAGCCACTGTATATATGCGGAAGGCACCCGAATTCGCTGGGAAAAAGAAATTTATGGCCCGACAACTACCATTTGATGTCTTTGTGACTCGGAAACTAGCCAAATGGGAGGCGCGCGCCAAAGAATGGAAGGTGTCTCTGGTGGATGCGATTGGAGTTGATCCTATCGAAGAAATGATCTTCTTCTGGAACGGACATAGTCGTATGACCAGCGAGCAGCTAGAAGAGTCCCTAGATCGTCTGAAATGGTGTGAAAGCGAACACAACAAGACTTGGTCTCGTGAGGGGATTGAAGAAAAGGCGATCTTGGAGCTTCTTCGGGCTGCCATTTTGCGATCACTGCACAGACACGACGAGGCGAAAAATATCCTGCAGACTCGCGTCTTGAGCCACGACAAGTCTTTCTTTAAGGGCCACCTAAAGGATGACTGGGTCCACCCAGTGGCGCATTTCGAGATGGCCGCCAACTTCTGGATGGAGCGCCCCACATACCAGGCCCTGCATGGGATTACTGCTTCCCCCAAGGCGTCGGACGAAGCGTCGGTGGGATCTGGGAAGACACGCTCAGAGACCGAGAGAAAGCAGGTATCCAAGTGCAAGGAAAACCTCGATCATGCTGCTCGCTGGGACAGCTACGAGCTCGACGCTCGTGTAGGACTCAAGGTTACTGCGGCGATGGAAGCGGTCCATAAATGGGAGGCTATGCATCCTACCATCTAATGGCGATTATTATGTTTCAATCCCTGCGCACGTCTCTGTTTATACTTGCCCTGGATGCCTTTTCTAGCATACACGTATAGAGTACAAGTAGATGTTAGTGTTCCATGTTTAACGAAGTTCATTTAGGTCTTTTTCAGGTCTATAcattctttttccttttcctcttgTCTGAGCCCGATCTTGTATGACATACAAGACTAGGATAACTGAATTATTCAACCTCCACCCTTCTTGTACCCACAACTTCCGATTGACAAGGTATGCGCCAATGTTTTCCAGCCTTTGAATTTCATTGGCTCCGACAGACCCAACCGGAGTCGGTCCGATGGCACTTCGGCCCCAACCCCACCAAAGCCGAGCTCTCATGTCCCCATCCAGCCATGGACTGGAGCCATAGGCCTCGGTGCTTCAATGGTGATGCCGATtgaatcccccccccccccagaaAAAGGTAACGCGGCATGGCAGGTACCAGGTTTCGGATCACACGGCCTTTGCCATCGGACGTCCGACCAAAATCGAATAGGACCAACTCCGTTTCCCATCTCAGCCTTACAGTAAATCTCCGCTTGAGACATCTTCCGTCATACCCACTTCTTATCTCCGAGACATATTTTTCCCAcatttatgttgtacaccgTAACTTTGTCTACTTCACATATCTTGTTTCCCTTCTACACCAGCTCGAGTGGTCTTGCGATACGGCCAACGACTTATGTGTGAGAATGGTCGAACGTACAGAACATGACTCTTGCACCAGCAAATCTAGCGATGTTGAAGACATTGAACCGCGTCGCAGTGACGACGGAGCGGATGAAATCACAACGTTAGAAAAGCAAAGCACTGCGGCATCAGGTTATTCGGCCTTTGAACAGCGCACGCAGTCAATAGTCTCTCGCATTCGGAGTCGAGAGCCTGGCCAAACAGCGAAATTCAGTCACCCACTTACCCACACCAAGACAAGTCCTGATGTGATTGTCGATTTTGAAGGGCCGGATGATCCCTATAGACCATTGAACTGGAGTTTCAGAAAGAAGGCCATCACCACGGTGTTGTATGGATTGACTACGATGGGTACGTGCGCTGTCCGCCATGTCGGGAATGCCGCTAATCGATTTCAATTGCAGGATCAACGTGGGCGAGTTCAATGTGAGTCCATTTTTGTTTGCTGCACGGTGTATAGATCATGAAGCTAACTACAACATCAGCTACTCGACCGGACAGGCAGAGATTAGCGAGGAATTCGGCATCTCGAGTGAGGTCGCAACTCTCGGCACCTCATTACTTTTGTTCGGCTTGGGATTGGGCCCTTTGATCTGGGCGCCTCTGTCTGAACTCTATGGACGCAAAACGGCAGTTCTACCACCATATTTCCTCGCAGCTATCTTTTCGTTTGCGACTGCCACCGCGAAAGACGTGCAGACTATCATGATCACTAGATTCTTTACGGGCTTTTTTGGCGCGGCCCCGGTTACCAATACCGGCGGAGTGCTGAGTGATATCTGGACTCCCGCGCAGCGTGGAGCTGCCATTGTAGGCTATGCCATGGCCGTAGTGGGCGGGCCTGTCATTGGGCCGATTGCGGGTGGTGCCATCGTCCAGAGCAATCTGGGATGGCGCTGGACTGAATATGTGAGTCTTCTTCCATGCGGGAGGCTGAAATTGAGACCAACCTAATACCTACCAGATCACCGGCATCATGATGATTTTCTTCCTAATCATGGACCTCCTCTTCGTCGACGAGAGCTACCCACCAATTCTGCTAGTGTACAAGGCACAGCGACTGCGCTTCGAAAGCGGCAACTGGGCCCTCCATGCACGCCACGAAGAGTGGGATGTGACCCTTAAAGAAATAGGCAACAAATACCTCATCCGTCCCTTCCAACTCCTCTCAACCCCAATCTGCTTCCTCGTCGCCCTCTACGCATCATTTGTCTACGGCATCCTCTATCTCAGCCTGGCTGCCTTCCCAATCGTCTTCCAGGAAATCCGCGGCTGGAACCAAGTCGTCGGTGCCCTCCCCTTCCTCGCCTACTTAGTCGGCATTCTAATGGGCGGAGGAATAAATCTCGCCAACCAGAAATTCTACATAAAGCGCTTCAAGGCGAACAATAATCGCCCCGTGCCAGAAGCTCGTCTCCCGCCCATGATGATCGGCTCCGTGCTCTTCGCGAGCGGTATGTTCGTCTTCGGTTGGACTAGTCCAAAACACATCCACTGGATCTGCCCCAACATCGGCGCAGTCATGATGGGCTTTGGTTTCTTCACCATCTTCCAGGCCGCTATCAACTACCTCATTGATACGTTCCAAAAATTCTCTGCTAGCGCGATCGCTGCAAACACTTTCCTGCGCTCAATATTCGCGGGCTGTTTCCCACTCTTCACAAAAGCCATGTTCCATAACCTTGGTGTTCCTTGGGCTGCTAGCCTGTTGGGCTTCATTTCCATTGCTCTCATCCCCATTCCATATCTGTTCTACAAGTTTGGGAAGCGGATCCGAGCGCGTGGGACGTGGTCACGAGACTCTGTTTAGATTTCTGCGAAATTGATGCTGTTGATGGCTCTTTATACATGTTTCGCTGTTTAATACTAACTGGGTTGTGCGCACATCGAATCACAGCCCGGTTGCTGGCTGTGGCATGCACATCCTTCGCATATAATACCCTCCGAGTTCTATTTCTCATTGACTGACATTTTCTACAAGCCTGTGATGTCAGGACGTGGTCTGCAAGTTTTACTTTGTTACTTTTCTACGAGGTGAATAAAATTCAATAGACAAGTTTCCGCGTATTAGAGTATAACAAAGAAGTAGTAGCACAAAATTGGCAGAGTAAACAGGAAGAGAACTGTAAGGAGAGAGAAAATAGTCAGTCAAGACGATTGAATATCGCATGTAGCCAATCCAGAAATCAAAAGACCAAAACCACAAAATCCAATGAAGACATTCAGAATACAAAACGTGCAACATGAAAATAGAGATGTAGGAAATGAGCATGCAAACAGACGTTTCTGGGTATTTTCTGGGGGGGGGTTGCAACTTGAGATCCACAACTTGTTTTGCtattttgtttttcttcgCGGAGACGTTATCAAGCACGAGCAGTGATTGTGTTTCGTCCAGTCAGCTTTCGTGCTATGGTCATGGCCTTCGACcatgtcttcttcttttcgatGCGAGCGACAGGATCAGGCGATGCAGCACCAGTAGCAAGAGACTCGTTTGGAATTTCATCTTGGTGCTTGGCGTTGTGCAAAGCCAGCACGGCCATTTGGCCCAGGAAAGAGGGATGTTCGATTAGATCCTCGAGACGGACCTTGAGACCCTCTTGCTCAAGAAGCCAGGTAAGCTGGGCCAGATGGAAGACGTCACCGCCGAGGTCAAAGAATGATGAGTCCAACTGGAAGTTGGGTTGGGTGGCTGGCTTTTCATCAGTGTCTGGGTCAACGGAAGCTATGGCAGTGCGGCTTGGTAGGACTCGGTGCCACGAATGAGACAGAATGTCCGAGTGTACAAGCAGCTCTGCAATTGAGCGCGACTTGAGGTGTGCGCTGAGGAAGTGTTC
It contains:
- a CDS encoding Phosphoglycerate kinase, whose product is MSLSNKLPVTDVDLKGKRVLIRVDFNVPLDENKNVTNPQRIVGALPTIKYAIENGAKAVVLMSHLGRPDGKVNPKYSLKPVVPVLEKLLGKSVTFTEDCVGPQTEEIVNKASDGQVILLENLRFHAEEEGSSKDAEGKKVKADKADVDAFRKGLTALGDVYVNDAFGTAHRAHSSMVGVELPQKAAGFLVKKELEYFAKALESPARPFLAILGGAKVSDKIQLIDNLLPKVNSLIITGGMAFTFKKTLENVKIGNSLFDEAGSKIVGEIVEKAKKYNVEIVLPVDYVTADKFSADATVGAATDATGIPDGFMGLDVGPESVKLYQKTIAEAKTILWNGPPGVFELKPFAAATEATLDAAVKAAESGSIVIIGGGDTATVAAKYKVEDKISHVSTGGGASLELLEGKELPGVAALSSTKPKL
- a CDS encoding DSS1/SEM1, which codes for MSNPTTQKADTTEQAPPQAKPQVLEEDDEFEDFPVEDWPQEEAEQANGSTANDGSEHLWEESWDDDDAAEDFSKQLQEELKKVEASA
- a CDS encoding Outer membrane protein, IML2, mitochondrial/Tetratricopeptide repeat protein 39, giving the protein MLRVGSWLYGKKPAQSVDSLVELKDLHEAMAAATLILNDDVDGAESGLSTGTSSFHNLAKGVVAFVRATLGFEQEIMRQASERLYEAETSAASDQTRSQQNAQAPNAFHSDIYATGTEYALCQAIAQLMSAVVGVLNESLTESIKAFYRLRKAYIALDAIMKMEEKFMEQRDIRKALLPTAIDLSSSSAACPDTKSDSSSLTSKKGASVAAVEQTELSSSMNGLAISPRAVSPDVATATSTPVKHIHHDPDSDIFKNEIDIFVHSGANFCFGILLLLISMVPPAFSKLLSIIGFHGDKQRGLRMLWQASKFHNFIGAMAALALLGYYNGFVRYCDIMPDPTPGEADVEGYPQERLAALLAEMRSRFPNSQLWLIEESRMLGANKDLGKALELLSTDKKSPLKQVEALCVFEKSLNALFLHRYDICAEAFIECVGLNSWSRSLYYYIAGSCHVALFRQSLHDPKLAEKHAKKATVYMRKAPEFAGKKKFMARQLPFDVFVTRKLAKWEARAKEWKVSLVDAIGVDPIEEMIFFWNGHSRMTSEQLEESLDRLKWCESEHNKTWSREGIEEKAILELLRAAILRSLHRHDEAKNILQTRVLSHDKSFFKGHLKDDWVHPVAHFEMAANFWMERPTYQALHGITASPKASDEASVGSGKTRSETERKQVSKCKENLDHAARWDSYELDARVGLKVTAAMEAVHKWEAMHPTI
- a CDS encoding MFS multidrug transporter, putative is translated as MVERTEHDSCTSKSSDVEDIEPRRSDDGADEITTLEKQSTAASGYSAFEQRTQSIVSRIRSREPGQTAKFSHPLTHTKTSPDVIVDFEGPDDPYRPLNWSFRKKAITTVLYGLTTMGSTWASSIYSTGQAEISEEFGISSEVATLGTSLLLFGLGLGPLIWAPLSELYGRKTAVLPPYFLAAIFSFATATAKDVQTIMITRFFTGFFGAAPVTNTGGVLSDIWTPAQRGAAIVGYAMAVVGGPVIGPIAGGAIVQSNLGWRWTEYITGIMMIFFLIMDLLFVDESYPPILLVYKAQRLRFESGNWALHARHEEWDVTLKEIGNKYLIRPFQLLSTPICFLVALYASFVYGILYLSLAAFPIVFQEIRGWNQVVGALPFLAYLVGILMGGGINLANQKFYIKRFKANNNRPVPEARLPPMMIGSVLFASGMFVFGWTSPKHIHWICPNIGAVMMGFGFFTIFQAAINYLIDTFQKFSASAIAANTFLRSIFAGCFPLFTKAMFHNLGVPWAASLLGFISIALIPIPYLFYKFGKRIRARGTWSRDSV